A portion of the Myxococcaceae bacterium JPH2 genome contains these proteins:
- a CDS encoding hsp70 family protein produces MRIVGIDLGTTHCAVASVDPAKGAGAPVEDFPIPQLVRQGEVSARALLPSTVYVPAGAELAAGTTRLPWGDDGGPWVVGEFARWQGARVPGRLVASAKSWLCHPGVDRSAPILPWGAPADVAKLSPVDASALLLTHMARAWDFAHPSEPLSKQEVVITVPASFDEAARALTVSAARKAGLERFTLLEEPQAAFYDYTARHRAGLEAALGQVRLVLVVDVGGGTTDFTLVHAGVSPEGPMLRRLAVGEHLMLGGDNMDAALARRVEEKLFPDGRRLSAAQWTQAIQAARTAKESLLGHTPPEKYGVSLLGEGSRLLGGTLSAELGRDEAQALVLDGFFPRSAPTERPRRAARMALQELGLPYVQDAAVTRHLAAFLAAHAAAGFAALGQSPGDASALPRPDAVLLNGGVFNSPQISERLVEALSAWWPDAPRIPLLRHESLELAVARGAAYYGLVRRGHGLRIGGGAARAYYVGLQRPADSTEQPALCLIPRGFEEGQKVDLGERPFTLTLGKPVQFQLYSTTSDRIDKPGDLVPLAEDLKALPPIHTLLRGTSGKASDVPVHLQAALTEIGTLELYCVSNVADERWRLEFELRGTGGSHELTVTESMPARFAEAKENVERVYGNKPLPLGPKDVKQLSRTLEKALGPRDTWRVPVLRELWGTLYAGASKRRRSDDHERVFYNLTGFCLRPGFGYPLDAWRAEQTFSLFEGLVQHHTDKAVWTEFWVMWRRASGGLTEAQQQKLYAYLQPHLARRVPPNAPTTPGKLKGIQPEGLEEMVRTAASLEHLPASDKAELGQWVAARLQAEAKSGGPWTWSLGRLGARVPLYGSGHKVVDVETAEAWLTLLLDMDLRKLDGAPFAAAQLARLTGDRTRDLAPALRERTAQALVAAKAADTWVRMVREVVALEAADEARALGDTLPAGLRLS; encoded by the coding sequence GATGACGGCGGGCCGTGGGTGGTGGGCGAGTTCGCCCGGTGGCAGGGCGCGCGCGTGCCCGGCCGCCTCGTGGCCAGCGCCAAGAGCTGGCTGTGCCATCCGGGCGTGGACCGCTCCGCGCCCATCCTCCCGTGGGGCGCTCCCGCGGACGTGGCCAAGCTGTCCCCCGTGGACGCCAGCGCGCTGCTGCTGACGCACATGGCTCGGGCCTGGGACTTCGCGCACCCGAGCGAGCCCTTGTCCAAGCAGGAAGTGGTCATCACCGTCCCCGCCTCCTTCGACGAGGCCGCGCGCGCGCTGACGGTGAGCGCCGCGCGCAAGGCGGGCCTGGAGAGGTTCACGCTCCTGGAGGAGCCCCAGGCCGCGTTCTACGACTACACCGCGCGCCACCGTGCGGGCCTGGAGGCCGCGCTCGGACAGGTGCGGCTGGTGCTGGTGGTGGACGTGGGGGGCGGCACCACGGACTTCACCTTGGTGCACGCGGGCGTCTCGCCCGAGGGGCCCATGCTCCGGCGCCTCGCCGTGGGCGAGCACCTGATGCTGGGTGGCGACAACATGGACGCCGCGCTCGCCCGTCGCGTGGAGGAGAAGCTCTTCCCTGACGGACGGCGCCTGTCCGCCGCGCAGTGGACGCAGGCCATCCAGGCCGCGCGCACCGCGAAGGAGTCCCTGCTCGGCCACACGCCTCCCGAAAAGTACGGCGTGTCGCTGCTGGGCGAAGGCAGCCGGCTGTTGGGCGGAACCTTGTCCGCCGAGCTGGGGCGGGATGAGGCCCAGGCCCTGGTGCTCGATGGCTTCTTCCCGCGCTCGGCGCCCACCGAACGCCCGCGCCGAGCCGCGCGCATGGCGCTCCAGGAGCTGGGCCTGCCGTACGTGCAGGACGCGGCGGTGACACGCCACCTCGCGGCCTTCCTCGCGGCGCATGCCGCGGCGGGCTTCGCGGCGCTGGGCCAGTCACCTGGCGACGCGAGCGCCCTGCCCCGCCCGGACGCGGTGCTGCTCAACGGCGGCGTGTTCAACTCGCCCCAGATTTCCGAGCGGCTGGTGGAGGCGCTGTCGGCCTGGTGGCCGGACGCGCCGCGCATCCCCTTGCTGCGCCACGAGTCACTGGAGCTCGCCGTGGCGCGCGGCGCGGCCTACTACGGGCTGGTGCGGCGCGGGCATGGCCTGCGCATCGGCGGTGGCGCGGCGCGCGCCTACTACGTGGGACTCCAGCGCCCGGCGGACAGCACCGAGCAGCCCGCGCTGTGCCTCATCCCCCGCGGCTTCGAGGAGGGGCAGAAGGTGGACCTGGGCGAGCGTCCCTTCACGCTCACCTTGGGCAAGCCCGTGCAGTTCCAGCTCTACTCCACCACCAGCGACCGCATCGACAAGCCGGGGGACCTGGTGCCGCTGGCGGAGGACTTGAAGGCGCTGCCGCCCATCCACACGCTGCTCCGAGGCACCTCGGGCAAGGCGTCGGATGTGCCGGTGCACCTGCAAGCGGCGCTCACGGAGATTGGCACCCTGGAGCTGTACTGCGTCTCCAACGTGGCGGACGAGCGCTGGCGCCTGGAGTTCGAGCTGCGCGGCACGGGCGGCTCGCACGAGCTGACCGTCACCGAGTCCATGCCCGCGCGCTTCGCCGAGGCGAAGGAGAACGTGGAGCGGGTGTACGGCAACAAGCCCCTGCCGCTGGGCCCCAAGGACGTGAAGCAGCTGTCCCGCACGCTGGAGAAGGCGCTGGGCCCACGCGACACGTGGCGCGTGCCAGTGCTTCGCGAGCTGTGGGGCACGCTGTACGCCGGCGCCAGCAAGCGCCGCCGCTCGGACGACCACGAGCGCGTCTTCTACAACCTCACCGGCTTCTGTCTGCGCCCCGGCTTCGGCTATCCCTTGGACGCGTGGCGCGCGGAGCAGACCTTCAGCCTCTTCGAGGGGCTGGTGCAGCACCACACCGACAAGGCCGTGTGGACCGAGTTCTGGGTGATGTGGCGCCGCGCCTCGGGCGGGCTCACCGAGGCCCAGCAACAGAAGCTCTACGCGTACCTCCAGCCGCACCTCGCGCGGCGCGTGCCGCCCAACGCCCCGACGACTCCGGGCAAGCTCAAGGGCATCCAGCCCGAGGGCCTGGAGGAGATGGTCCGCACCGCCGCCTCGCTGGAGCACCTGCCCGCCAGCGACAAGGCGGAGCTGGGCCAGTGGGTCGCCGCGCGCCTCCAGGCCGAGGCGAAGTCCGGCGGTCCGTGGACCTGGTCCCTGGGCCGACTGGGCGCGCGCGTCCCCCTCTACGGCAGCGGCCACAAGGTGGTGGACGTGGAGACCGCCGAGGCGTGGCTCACGCTCCTCTTGGACATGGATCTGCGCAAGCTCGACGGAGCGCCGTTCGCGGCCGCGCAGCTCGCGCGCCTCACCGGCGACCGGACGCGAGACCTCGCCCCGGCGCTGCGTGAGCGGACCGCGCAGGCGCTCGTGGCCGCGAAGGCGGCGGACACCTGGGTGCGCATGGTGCGGGAAGTGGTGGCCCTGGAGGCCGCGGATGAGGCTCGCGCCCTGGGCGACACGCTGCCCGCGGGACTGCGGCTCTCCTGA